AGGCATCTGCGTTGTAGGTGATCCCGGAATAGATTTGCAGATTGCCGAACGGCTTCGGATCGCCATAGCCGAAGATGGAATTGGGAACCTGGGCAGTGTAGTGGTCAGATCCCATGACGGCACCGACATAGTAAGTCTGGCCGGCAGTCAGCCTGGTCTGGGTAATGTTGGCCCAGTGGTAGCCGAAGCCGTTTGGCTTTACGCCGGTTTCAGTTACCGTTGTCGAGGCCATAAGGGTGCCGGCATTGTTCCAGAGGCCGATGAAGTGTGACGGCTCCGGCGAAATATCCCGGTCGGTGTCATAGACGGCTAGCCTGGTGGCGTAGAGATCGGTGTTGGCGGTGAAGCTCCAGCCTACGATGTTGCCGGTTGCGCCAGTTTCCTGGTACTCATCCGACGGTGACGTAAAGCTGATCCCCATTGCTGCATGGGCTTCAGCTCCAGCCAACAGCGATGTCGCCAGGAGCGCCCCGAACAGCGCAGTCTTGTAGTGATTCATTCTTCTCAACTTCATGGCATTCTCTCCTTTATTCGTTTTAATTGGTGCGCAGCTGATTAACTTCAGGTCTCGCTTTATTCAATTGTGATTGCTGCCGACTTGCTGAACGTTGACAGGAAATCATGACCGATCTGGTCTCGTCGGGCTTCATCATGGATTTATTGCCCGCTATCTTCCCGCAATCGCTCGCGCCGGTAACACATCGCTGGTGACTTGCTCAATCCCCCTTTCCTGGTTTGGACAGTGAAAAAATGAAAAAGCCTGGTTGTCTTTCATCATTGAAAGGCAACCCGGCTATCCTCGTGGGACCCGTGGCTTTCCGTCCCCGTCTTGCAACGGGTTTGGCTTTGCAGTTGTCAGATATTAATTTGAGGGTAACGGGTCAGGCAGGTGGCGCTCTGTCGTGGGAAGAGCACCTCTGGTGAGCTTTCGGCAAAAGGCTGCATGGCAGAATGTTTTGAATGGTAACAATGATATTAGGGCTGGAAATGATTGTTTTGGCCGGGGTGTCTGCCGGAAAAACAGATGGAAGGTTTGACTGGGCAGCAACCTTGCCCTGGCAAGGCGCTTCAGTTGTGAGGTGGTGAAACTGATCTTTCTGGTCGTAATACGATCCCTGGTAATGATGATGCAGCAGGGCTATGCCGAATTGCACCAGCAGCAATGTCATCGGCAATACCCAAAACAGACGAATTATTGAACCTGACTGCTGTTTCATAAATTCCGTGGAAAATTCCTTGTAAGGTGGTGTCGATAACTTTTTGAAAA
The DNA window shown above is from Geoanaerobacter pelophilus and carries:
- a CDS encoding DUF4082 domain-containing protein; this encodes MKLRRMNHYKTALFGALLATSLLAGAEAHAAMGISFTSPSDEYQETGATGNIVGWSFTANTDLYATRLAVYDTDRDISPEPSHFIGLWNNAGTLMASTTVTETGVKPNGFGYHWANITQTRLTAGQTYYVGAVMGSDHYTAQVPNSIFGYGDPKPFGNLQIYSGITYNADAFYYLANGENPNGITFGSASLTSGVNGPDTIIGGLGANIDLTPTPIPAAAWLLGSGLLGLAGIRRKKN